A single window of Leopardus geoffroyi isolate Oge1 chromosome D4, O.geoffroyi_Oge1_pat1.0, whole genome shotgun sequence DNA harbors:
- the ABCA2 gene encoding ATP-binding cassette sub-family A member 2 isoform X1, which produces MGFLHQLQLLLWKNVTLKRRSPWVLAFEIFIPLVLFFILLGLRQKKPTISVKEVSFYTAAPLTSAGILPVMQSLCPDGQRDEFGFLQYANSTVTQLLERLNRVVEEGNLFDPARPSLGSELEALRQHLETLRSGPDAWESLPDRPAVPSFSLGSVARDPRELWRFLMQNLSLPNSTAQALLAARVDLPEVYHLLFGPSPALDVGSGLPRGQEPWNNPLYRMEEMLLTPALLEELTCTRGSRELGRILTVSQGQQRALQGYRDAVCNGQAAARAQRFSGLAAELHNQLDVARIAQQLGLDTPNGSAPQQQPPPPQRLQALLEDLLDAQKVLQDVDVLSALALLLPQGACARRAPGSPASGPGRMANGTGAAAVGTGSNSTAEEGAPSAAAPASSDALQGQCSAFVQLWAGLQPILCGNNRTIEPEALRRGNMSSLGFTSKEQRNLGLLVHLMTSNPKILYAPAGSEADRVILKANETFALVGNVTHYAQVWLNISAEIRSFLEEGRLQQHLHWLQQYVADLRLHPEALNLSLEELPPALRQDNFSLPNGSALLQQLDTIDNAACGWIQFMSKVSVDIFKGFPDEESIVNYTLNQAYQDNVTVFASVIFQTRKDGSLPPHVHYKIRQNSSFTEKTNEIRRAYWRPGPNTGGRFYFLYGFVWIQDMMERAIINTFVGHDVVEPGNYVQMFPYPCYTRDDFLFVIEHMMPLCMVISWVYSVAMTIQHIVAEKEHRLKEVMKTMGLNNAVHWVAWFITGFVQLSISVTALTAILKYGQVLMHSHVLIIWLFLAVYAVATIMFCFLVSVLYSKAKLASACGGIIYFLSYVPYMYVAIREEVAHDKITAFEKCIASLMSTTAFGLGSKYFALYEVAGVGIQWHTFSQSPVEGDDFNLLLAVTMLMVDAAVYGVLTWYIEAVHPGMYGLPRPWYFPLQKSYWLGSGRTEAWEWTWPWARAPRLSVMEEDQACAMESRRLEETRGMEEEPTHLPLVVCVDKLTKVYKNDKKLALNRLSLNLYENQVVSFLGHNGAGKTTTMSILTGLFPPTSGSATIYGHDIRTEMDEIRKNLGMCPQHNVLFDRLTVEEHLWFYSRLKSRAQEEIRKEMDKMIEDLELSNKRHSLVQTLSGGMKRKLSVAIAFVGGSRAIILDEPTAGVDPYARRAIWDLILKYKPGRTILLSTHHMDEADLLGDRIAIISHGKLKCCGSPLFLKGAYGDGYRLTLVKRPAEPGGPQEPGLTSSPPGRAQLSSCSEPQVSQFIRKHVASCLLVSDTSTELSYILPSEAAKKGAFERLFQHLERSLDTLHLSSFGLMDTTLEEVFLKVSEEDQSLENSEADVKESRKDVLPVAEGPSGEVHVGDLARSTELAQSQVSLQSASSVGSTRGDEGATYADVYGDYRPLFDNVQDPDNVSLQEAEAEALSRVGQGSRKLEGWWLKVRQFHGLLVKRFHCARRNSKALSSQILLPAFFVCVAMTVALSVPEIGDLPPLVLSPSQYHNYTQPRGNFIPYANEERQEDRLRLSPDASPQQLVSTFRLPSGVGATCVLKSPANGSLGPTLNLTSGESRLLAARFFDSMCLESFTQGLPLSNFVPPPPSPAPSDSPVSPEEDPLQAWNASLPPTSGPDNWTSAPSLPRLVREPIRCTCSAQGTGFSCPGGVGGRPPQMRVVTGDILTDITGHNVSEYLLFTSDRFRLHRYGAITFGNVQKSIPASFGARAPAMVRKIAVRRAAQVFYNNKGYHSMPTYLNSLNNAILRANLPRSKGNPAAYGITVTNHPMNKTSASLSLDYLLQGTDVVIAIFIIVAMSFVPASFVVFLVAEKSTKAKHLQFVSGCNPVIYWLANYVWDMLNYLVPATCCVIILFVFDLPAYTSPTNFPAVLSLFLLYGWSITPIMYPASFWFEVPSSAYVFLIVINLFIGITATVATFLLQLFEHDKDLKVVNSYLKSCFLIFPNYNLGHGLMEMAYNEYINEYYAKIGQFDKMKSPFEWDIVTRGLVAMTVEGFVGFFLTIMCQYNFLRQPQRMPVSTKPVEDDVDVASERQRVLRGDADNDMVKIENLTKVYKSRKIGRILAVDRLCLGVRPGECFGLLGVNGAGKTSTFKMLTGDESTTGGEAFVNGHSVLKELLQVQQSLGYCPQFDALFDELTAREHLQLYTRLRGIPWKDEARVVKWALEKLELSKYADKPAGTYSGGNKRKLSTAIALIGYPAFIFLDEPTTGMDPKARRFLWNLILDLIKTGRSVVLTSHSMEECEALCTRLAIMVNGRLRCLGSIQHLKNRFGDGYMITVRTKSSQNVKDVVRFFNRNFPEAVLKERHHTKVQYQLQSEHISLAQVFSKMEQVAGVLGIEDYSVSQTTLDNVFVNFAKKQSDNLEQQETEPPSALRSPLGRLLSLFRARPAPTELRALVADEPEDLDTEDEGLISFEEERAQLSFNTDTLC; this is translated from the exons ATGGGCTTCCTGCACCAGCTGCAGCTGCTGCTCTGGAAGAACGTGACGCTGAAGCGCCGGAGCCCG TGGGTCTTGGCCTTTGAGATCTTCATCCCTCTGGTCCTCTTTTTCATCCTGCTGGGGCTTCGGCAGAAGAAACCGACCATCTCCGTGAAGGAAG TCT CTTTCTACACGGCAGCGCCGCTCACCTCTGCGGGCATCCTGCCCGTCATGCAGTCTCTGTGCCCGGATGGCCAGCGGGACGAGTTTGGCTTCCTGCAGTACGCCAACTCCAC GGTCACTCAGCTTCTGGAGCGCCTCAACCGCGTGGTGGAGGAGGGCAACCTGTTCGACCCGGCGCGGCCCAGCCTGGGCTCGGAGCTCGAGGCCCTGCGCCAGCACCTGGAGACCCTCCGCTCGGGCCCGGACGCCTGGGAGAGCCTCCCGGACAGACCTGCAG tgccctccttctctctgggcTCGGTGGCCAGGGACCCACGGGAGCTCTGGCGTTTCCTGATGCAGAATCTGTCGCTGCCTAACAGCACGGCCCAGGCCCTCCTGGCTGCCCGGGTGGACCTGCCTGAG GTCTATCACCTGCTGTTTGGCCCTTCGCCTGCCCTAGATGTGGGGTCAGGACTCCCCAGGGGTCAGGAGCCCTGGAACAACCCCCTATACCGGATGGAG GAGATGCTGCTGACGCCTGCCCTCCTGGAGGAACTCACGTGTACTCGGGGATCCAGGGAGCTGGGCCGGATCCTCACCGTGTCCCAGGGTCAGCAGAGGGCGCTGCAGGGCTACCGGGATGCCGTCTGCAATGGGCAGGCTGCAGCCCGCGCCCAGCGCTTTTCTGGGCTGGCTGCTGAGCTCCATAACCAGCTGGATGTGGCCAGGATCGCACAGCAG CTGGGCCTGGACACCCCCAACGGCTCGGCTCCCCAGCAGCAGCCACCACCCCCACAGCGGCTGCAGGCGCTGCTGGAGGACCTGCTGGACGCCCAGAAAGTTCTGCAGGATGTGGACGTTCTCTCAGCTCTGGCCCTGCTGCTGCCCCAGGGTGCCTGCGCCCGTCGCGCTCCGGGGTCCCCAGCCAGCGGCCCCGGCAGGATGGCCAACGGCACGGGGGCGGCGGCGGTGGGCACGGGCTCCAACTCCACGGCGGAGGAGGGAGCTCCGTCCGCTGCGGCTCCTGCCTCCTCCGACGCGCTGCAGGGCCAATGCTCTGCCTTCGTGCAGCTCTGGGCCGGCCTGCAGCCCATCCTGTGCGGCAACAACCG cACCATCGAGCCTGAGGCACTGCGGCGGGGCAACATGAGCTCCCTGGGCTTCACCAGCAAGGAGCAGCGGAACTTGGGCCTCCTTGTGCACCTTATGACCAGCAATCCCAAGATCTTGTACGCGCCAGCGGGCTCCGAGGCCGACCGCGTCATTCTCAAG GCCAACGAGACCTTTGCCCTTGTAGGCAACGTGACTCACTACGCCCAAGTGTGGCTCAACATCTCTGCCGAGATCCgcagcttcctggaggagggcagGCTGCAGCAACACCTCCACTGGCTGCAGCag TATGTGGCGGACTTGCGGCTGCACCCCGAGGCATTGAACCTGTCGCTGGAGGAGCTCCCGCCTGCCCTGCGCCAGGACAATTTTTCGCTGCCCAACGGCTCCGCGCTCCTGCAGCAGCTGGACACCATTGACAACGCGGCCTGCGGCTGGATCCAGTTCATGTCCAAG GTGAGTGTGGACATCTTCAAGGGTTTTCCCGACGAGGAGAGCATCGTCAACTATACTCTCAACCAGGCCTACCAGGACAATGTCACCGTGTTCGCCA GCGTGATCTTCCAGACCCGCAAGGACGGCTCCCTGCCACCCCACGTGCACTACAAGATCCGCCAAAACTCCAGCTTCACTGAGAAAACCAACGAGATCCGACGGGCCTACTGGCGGCCGGGGCCCAACACAGGCGGCCGCTTCTACTTTCTGTATGGCTTCGTCTGGATCCAGG ACATGATGGAGCGTGCCATCATCAACACCTTCGTGGGGCACGACGTGGTGGAGCCTGGCAACTACGTGCAGATGTTCCCCTACCCCTGCTACACGCGAGACGA cttcctgTTTGTCATCGAGCACATGATGCCGCTCTGCATGGTGATCTCCTGGGTCTACTCAGTGGCCATGACCATCCAGCACATCGTAGCAGAGAAGGAGCACCGGctgaaggag GTGATGAAGACAATGGGCCTGAACAACGCCGTGCACTGGGTGGCCTGGTTCATCACGGGCTTCGTGCAGCTCTCCATCTCTGTGACGGCCCTCACGGCCATCCTCAAGTACGGCCAGGTTCTCATGCACAGCCACGTGCTTATCATCTGGCTCTTCCTGGCGGTCTACGCTGTGGCCACCATCATGTTTTG CTTCCTGGTGTCTGTGCTGTACTCCAAGGCCAAGCTGGCCTCGGCCTGCGGTGGCATCATCTACTTCCTGAGCTACGTGCCCTACATGTACGTGGCGATCCGCGAGGAGGTGGCCCACGATAAGATTACCGCCTTTGAGAAGTGCATCGCG TCCCTGATGTCCACAACAGCCTTCGGCCTGGGCTCCAAGTACTTTGCCCTGTACGAGGTGGCAGGTGTGGGCATCCAGTGGCACACGTTCAGTCAGTCGCCCGTGGAAGGTGATGACTTCAACCTGCTCCTGGCCGTCACCATGTTGATGGTGGACGCGGCCGTCTACGGGGTGCTCACGTGGTACATCGAGGCGGTGCACCCAG GCATGTACGGGCTACCCCGGCCCTGGTACTTCCCACTGCAGAAGTCCTACTGGCTCGGCAGCGGGCGCACAGAGGCGTGGGAGTGGACCTGGCCGTGGGCTCGCGCCCCCCGGCTCAGCGTCATGGAGGAGGACCAGGCCTGTGCCATGGAGAGCCGGCGCTTGG AGGAGACGCGGGGCATGGAGGAGGAGCCCACCCACCTGCCGTTGGTGGTCTGCGTGGACAAGCTCACCAAGGTCTACAAGAACGATAAGAAGCTGGCCTTAAACAGGTTGAGCCTGAACCTCTACGAGAACCAGGTGGTGTCCTTCCTGGGACACAACGGGGCTGGCAAGACCACGACCAT GTCCATCCTCACGGGCTTGTTCCCGCCGACCTCGGGTTCGGCCACCATCTACGGGCACGACATCCGCACGGAGATGGACGAGATCCGCAAGAACCTGGGCATGTGTCCGCAGCACAACGTGCTCTTTGACCGGCTCACGGTGGAGGAGCATCTCTGGTTCTACTCGAGGCTCAAGAGCAGGGCCCAGGAGGAGATCCGCAAGGAGATGGAcaa AATGATCGAAGACCTGGAGCTGTCCAACAAGCGGCACTCGCTGGTGCAGACGCTGTCGGGCGGCATGAAGCGCAAGCTCTCCGTGGCCATCGCCTTCGTGGGCGGCTCCCGCGCCATCATCCTGGACGAGCCCACCGCCGGCGTGGACCCCTACGCACGCCGGGCCATCTGGGACCTCATCCTGAAGTACAAGCCGG GCCGCACCATCCTGCTGTCCACCCACCACATGGACGAGGCCGACCTGCTGGGGGACCGCATAGCCATCATCTCCCATGGGAAACTCAAGTGCTGCGGCTCCCCGCTCTTCCTCAAGGGCGCCTATGGGGACGGTTACCGCCTTACTCTGGTCAAGCGGCCTGCTGAGCCTGGGGGCCCCCAAG AGCCAGGGCTGACGTCCAGCCCCCCAGGCCGCGCCCAGCTGAGCAGCTGCTCAGAGCCCCAGGTCTCCCAGTTCATCCGCAAGCACGTGGCCTCCTGCCTGCTAGTCTCCGACACGAGCACAGAGCTCTCCTACATCCTGCCTAGTGAGGCCGCCAAGAAGGGGGCTTTTGAGCGCCTCTTCCAG CATCTGGAGCGCAGTCTGGACACTCTGCACTTGAGTAGCTTTGGGCTGATGGACACGACGCTGGAGGAGGTGTTCCTCAAGGTGTCAGAGGAGGACCAGTCTCTGGAGAACAGTGAGGCAG ATGTGAAGGAGTCCAGGAAGGATGTGCTCCCAGTGGCGGAGGGCCCGTCGGGGGAGGTGCACGTTGGCGATCTGGCCCGGAGCACAGAGCTGGCCCAGTCACAGGTGTCACTGCAGTCCGCGTCCTCGGTAGGCTCTACCCGTGGAGACGAGGGGGCCACCTACGCAGATGTCTATGGCGACTACCGACCCCTCTTCGACAACGTGCAGGACCCCGACAACGTCAGCCTGCAAG AAGCTGAGGCGGAGGCCCTCTCGAGGGTCGGCCAGGGCAGCCGCAAGCTGGAGGGCTGGTGGCTGAAGGTACGCCAGTTCCACGGACTCTTGGTGAAGCGTTTCCACTGTGCTCGCCGCAACTCCAAGGCCCTGTCTTCCCAGATCCTGCTCCCCGCCTTCTTCGTCTGCGTGGCCATGACTGTGGCCCTCTCCGTCCCTGAGATTG GTGACCTGCCCCCTCTGGTCCTGTCACCCTCCCAGTACCACAACTACACCCAGCCCCGTGGCAACTTCATCCCCTATGCCAACGAGGAGCGCCAGGAGGACCG ATTGCGACTGTCGCCGGATGCCAGCCCCCAGCAGCTTGTGAGCACGTTCCGGCTGCCGTCGGGCGTGGGCGCCACCTGTGTGCTGAAGTCTCCGGCCAATGGCTCGCTGGGGCCCACGCTGAATCTGACCAGTGGCGAGTCACGGCTGCTGGCCGCGAGGTTCTTCGACAGCATGTGCCTGGAGTCCTTCACGCAGGGGCTGCCGCTGTCCAACTTCGTGCCGCCCCCACCCTCACCTGCTCCGTCCGACTCCCCCGTGTCCCCAGAGGAGGATCCCCTGCAGGCCTGGAACGCTTCCCTGCCACCCACCTCTGGGCCAG ACAACTGGACGTCAGCACCCTCCCTACCGCGCCTGGTGCGGGAGCCTATCCGCTGTACCTGCTCTGCGCAGGGCACCGGCTTCTCCTGCCCGGGGGGTGTGGGTGGGCGCCCGCCCCAGATGCGGGTGGTCACAGGAGACATCCTGACCGACATCACTGGCCACAACGTCTCCGAGTACCTGCTCTTCACCTCTGACCGCTTCCGGCTGCACCG GTATGGGGCCATCACCTTTGGCAACGTCCAGAAGTCCATCCCAGCCTCGTTTGGTGCCCGGGCCCCAGCCATGGTGCGGAAGATTGCGGTGCGCAGGGCAGCCCAG GTTTTCTACAACAACAAGGGTTATCACAGCATGCCCACCTACCTCAACAGCCTCAATAACGCTATTCTGCGTGCCAACCTGCCCAGGAGCAAGGGCAACCCGGCAGCCTATG GCATCACCGTCACCAACCACCCCATGAACAAGACAAGTGCCAGCCTCTCCCTGGATTACCT GCTGCAGGGCACAGATGTGGTCATCGCCATCTTCATCATCGTGGCCATGTCCTTCGTGCCAGCCAGCTTCGTGGTCTTCCTGGTGGCTGAGAAGTCTACCAAAGCCAAGCACCTACAGTTTGTCAGTGGCTGCAACCCCGTCATCTACTGGCTGGCCAACTACGTGTGGGACATG CTTAACTACCTGGTCCCAGCCACCTGCTGCGTCATCATCCTGTTCGTGTTCGACTTACCGGCCTACACGTCACCCACCAACTTCCCcgccgtgctctctctcttcctgctctaTGG GTGGTCTATCACCCCCATCATGTACCCGGCCTCCTTCTGGTTCGAGGTGCCCAGCTCCGCCTACGTGTTTCTCATCGTCATCAACCTCTTCATTGGCATCACGGCCACCGTGGCTACTTTCCTGCTGCAGCTCTTTGAGCATGACAAG GACTTGAAGGTTGTCAACAGTTACCTGAAAAGCTGCTTCCTCATCTTCCCCAACTACAACCTGGGCCACGGGCTCATGGAAATGGCGTATAACGAATACATCAACGAGTACTACGCCAAGATTG GCCAGTTTGACAAGATGAAGTCTCCATTCGAGTGGGACATCGTCACCAGGGGGCTGGTGGCCATGACGGTCGAAGGCTTCGTGGGCTTCTTCCTCACCATCATGTGCCAGTACAACTTCCTGCGGCAGCcaca GCGAATGCCAGTGTCTACCAAACCTGTGGAGGATGATGTGGATGTGGCCAGCGAGCGGCAGCGAGTGCTGCGGGGAGACGCTGACAACGACATGGTCAAGATTGAGAACCTGACCAAG GTGTACAAGTCCCGGAAGATAGGCCGCATCCTGGCTGTGGATCGCCTGTGCCTCGGCGTGCGTCCTGGCGAGTGCTTTGGCCTCCTGGGCGTGAACGGCGCGGGCAAGACCAGCACTTTCAAGATGCTGACGGGTGACGAGAGCACGACAGGGGGCGAGGCCTTTGTCAACGGGCACAG TGTGCTCAAGGAGCTGCTCCAGGTACAGCAGAGTCTGGGGTACTGCCCGCAATTCGACGCCTTGTTCGACGAGCTCACAGCCCGGGAGCACCTGCAGCTGTACACGCGGCTCCGTGGCATTCCCTGGAAGGACGAGGCCCGG GTGGTGAAGTGGGCCCTGGAGAAGCTGGAGCTGAGCAAGTACGCCGACAAGCCGGCCGGCACCTACAGCGGGGGCAACAAACGCAAGCTGTCCACGGCCATTGCGCTCATCGGGTACCCGGCCTTCATCTTCCTG GATGAGCCCACCACCGGCATGGACCCGAAGGCCCGGCGCTTCCTCTGGAACCTCATCCTCGACCTCATCAAGACGGGGCGCTCGGTGGTGCTGACGTCGCACAG CATGGAGGAGTGCGAAGCGCTGTGCACGCGGCTCGCCATCATGGTGAACGGGCGCCTGCGCTGTCTGGGCAGCATCCAGCACCTGAAGAACCG